A single genomic interval of Zingiber officinale cultivar Zhangliang chromosome 4A, Zo_v1.1, whole genome shotgun sequence harbors:
- the LOC121969333 gene encoding flavonoid 3',5'-hydroxylase 1-like: MAAARMDSYLLGGGALLLALHLLLSRWLLSKPRSRLPLPPGPRGVPVLGALPLVGASAHSNLARLADHYGPIMSLRLGSHLCVVASDASSARAFLKTADAQFAHRPDPISARDTSYQRQNLVMSDATPTWKHMRKLCSLHLLGGKALADWAPTRRAEFRRLVDALRRLHDAGQPVPIFDLLICTLANVVGTIAVGGRVFDDHGDESNKFKDVLSDMLTGGAQFNVGDFFPSIAWMDLQGIQAKMLSVHKRFDALVSRLFEEHQRTRESRRGAPDFVDKVMANKVSEDGATISEVNVRALIFDLLTAGTDTSSVVVEWTLAELLRNPAILRRLQAETEAVVGRDRLLEESDIPNLPYLQAVCKEALRLHPSTPLMLPHFSHEDCEVGGFFIPKHTRLLVNVWAIGRDPAVWENPLAFDPDRFLPGGKGERYDPLGSDGNFAFIPFGAGRRSCAGKLVGMLFVQYLMGTLGHAFDWELPEGEEEIDMEAKPGLALPKAVPLKAFARPRLSPAAYA, translated from the exons ATGGCTGCCGCCCGCATGGACTCCTACCTTTTGGGCGGCGGCGCCCTCTTGCTCGCCCTCCACCTCCTCCTCAGCCGGTGGCTTCTCAGCAAGCCCCGGTCGCGCCTCCCGCTGCCGCCGGGGCCTCGCGGCGTGCCCGTGCTCGGGGCCCTCCCCCTCGTCGGCGCAAGCGCGCACTCGAACCTCGCCCGGCTCGCCGACCACTACGGCCCCATCATGTCGCTCCGCCTCGGCTCCCACCTCTGCGTCGTCGCCTCCGACGCCTCCTCCGCCCGCGCCTTCCTCAAGACCGCCGACGCGCAGTTCGCCCACCGCCCCGACCCCATCAGCGCCCGCGACACCAGCTACCAGCGCCAGAACCTGGTCATGTCCGACGCCACCCCGACGTGGAAGCACATGCGCAAGCTGTGCAGCCTCCACCTGCTCGGAGGCAAGGCCCTCGCCGACTGGGCCCCCACGCGCCGCGCCGAGTTCCGCCGCCTCGTCGACGCCCTCCGCCGCCTCCACGACGCCGGCCAGCCGGTCCCCATCTTCGACCTGCTCATCTGCACCCTCGCCAACGTGGTGGGGACCATCGCCGTCGGCGGAAGGGTCTTCGACGACCACGGCGACGAGTCCAACAAGTTCAAGGACGTGCTCTCCGACATGCTGACCGGCGGCGCGCAGTTCAACGTCGGCGACTTTTTCCCCTCCATTGCGTGGATGGACCTTCAG GGTATTCAAGCGAAGATGCTCAGCGTGCACAAGAGATTTGACGCCCTGGTGTCGAGGTTGTTCGAGGAGCACCAAAGAACAAGGGAGAGTCGCCGTGGCGCCCCCGACTTCGTCGACAAAGTGATGGCCAACAAGGTGTCGGAGGACGGCGCCACCATCTCCGAGGTCAACGTCAGAGCCCTCATTTTC GACCTGCTCACTGCTGGCACTGACACGTCATCGGTCGTTGTGGAATGGACCCTCGCGGAGTTGCTGAGGAACCCGGCGATCCTCCGCCGCCTGCAGGCCGAGACGGAGGCGGTAGTGGGGCGCGACCGCCTGCTCGAGGAGTCCGACATCCCCAATCTGCCGTACCTTCAGGCGGTGTGCAAGGAGGCGCTGCGCCTGCACCCGTCGACGCCGCTGATGCTGCCCCACTTCAGCCACGAGGATTGCGAAGTGGGCGGGTTCTTCATCCCCAAGCACACGCGGCTTCTGGTCAACGTGTGGGCCATCGGCCGCGACCCCGCCGTGTGGGAGAACCCGCTGGCCTTCGACCCCGACCGATTCCTCCCCGGCGGGAAGGGAGAGCGGTACGACCCTCTGGGCAGCGACGGCAACTTCGCGTTCATCCCCTTCGGGGCGGGCCGGCGGTCGTGCGCAGGCAAGCTGGTGGGGATGCTGTTCGTGCAGTACCTGATGGGCACGCTGGGGCACGCCTTCGACTGGGAGCTGCCGGAGGGGGAGGAGGAGATCGACATGGAGGCAAAGCCGGGGCTGGCGCTCCCCAAGGCCGTGCCGCTCAAGGCCTTCGCCCGCCCGCGCTTGTCGCCGGCGGCGTATGCTTGA
- the LOC121969334 gene encoding 50S ribosomal protein 5 alpha, chloroplastic-like encodes MARLLPCLSFGPSSPFASTHSISPVPILVLRLQRHIIPQPRSFNGVRVSSPSSLVDRRVLIARASSETDGNEGGEPGDTPPEQSQEAVSVENLPLESKLQLKLEQKLKMKLAKKIRLRRKRLLRKRRMRKKGRWPPSKMKKLKNV; translated from the exons ATGGCTCGTCTTCTCCCTTGCCTCTCCTTCGGTCCTTCGTCTCCCTTTGCTTCAACGCATTCCATTTCGCCAGTTCCAA TTTTAGTTCTGAGGTTGCAAAGGCACATCATCCCGCAGCCAAGATCCTTCAATGGAGTAAGAGTCTCCTCGCCTTCTTCTTTGGTGGATAGGAGGGTTTTAATTGCTCGTGCTTCATCGGAGACGGATGGGAATGAGGGTGGTGAACCTGGTGATACTCCACCAGAGCAATCCCAAGAGGCTGTGTCGGTGGAGAATCTTCCATTGGAGTCGAAGCTGCAACTGAAACTCGAACAGAAGTTGAAGATGAAGCTCGCTAAAAAGATTAGGCTTCGAAGGAAGAGGCTTTTGCGGAAGCGAAGAATGAGGAAGAAGGGGCGATGGCCGCCATcgaagatgaagaagctcaagaatGTATAA
- the LOC121969119 gene encoding calmodulin-binding protein 25-like gives MAWITDAYAGDAEAITHALRVSLSSDSSPPPAATLRRNPRAPTSGKIFKPKRKPRGGAVANRSPITYISADPANFREMVQQATGVAGLEPSDSPPPPSPPPMAAPQQIRLPTLDTSALFLDQIAGRQPVTDLVPLPTIFPSLEDVM, from the coding sequence ATGGCGTGGATCACCGACGCCTACGCCGGCGACGCCGAGGCCATCACCCACGCGCTCCGCGTCTCCCTCTCCTCTGATTCCTCCCCTCCCCCTGCAGCCACCCTCCGGCGGAACCCCCGCGCGCCGACCTCTGGGAAAATCTTCAAGCCCAAGCGGAAGCCGCGCGGAGGCGCGGTGGCGAACCGGTCTCCGATCACCTACATCAGCGCCGACCCCGCAAACTTCCGGGAGATGGTGCAGCAGGCCACCGGCGTGGCGGGGCTCGAGCCATCAgactcgccgccgccgccgtcgccgccgCCCATGGCGGCGCCGCAGCAGATACGCCTGCCAACCCTCGACACGTCGGCGCTGTTCCTGGACCAAATCGCTGGACGGCAGCCGGTGACGGACCTCGTCCCGCTGCCGACGATTTTCCCATCGCTTGAGGACGTTATGTGA